From one Physeter macrocephalus isolate SW-GA chromosome 18, ASM283717v5, whole genome shotgun sequence genomic stretch:
- the TUBB gene encoding tubulin beta chain, whose protein sequence is MREIVHIQAGQCGNQIGAKFWEVISDEHGIDPTGTYHGDSDLQLDRISVYYNEATGGKYVPRAILVDLEPGTMDSVRSGPFGQIFRPDNFVFGQSGAGNNWAKGHYTEGAELVDSVLDVVRKEAESCDCLQGFQLTHSLGGGTGSGMGTLLISKIREEYPDRIMNTFSVVPSPKVSDTVVEPYNATLSVHQLVENTDETYCIDNEALYDICFRTLKLTTPTYGDLNHLVSATMSGVTTCLRFPGQLNADLRKLAVNMVPFPRLHFFMPGFAPLTSRGSQQYRALTVPELTQQVFDAKNMMAACDPRHGRYLTVAAVFRGRMSMKEVDEQMLNVQNKNSSYFVEWIPNNVKTAVCDIPPRGLKMAVTFIGNSTAIQELFKRISEQFTAMFRRKAFLHWYTGEGMDEMEFTEAESNMNDLVSEYQQYQDATAEEEEDFGEEAEEEA, encoded by the exons TTCTGGGAGGTGATCAGTGATGAACATGGCATCGACCCCACCGGCACCTATCATGGGGATAGCGACCTGCAGCTGGACCGCATCTCCGTGTACTACAATGAAGCCACAG GTGGAAAATATGTTCCTCGTGCTATCTTGGTGGATCTAGAACCCGGGACCATGGACTCTGTTCGCTCAGGGCCTTTTGGTCAGATCTTCAGACCAGACAACTTTGTTTTTG GTCAGTCTGGGGCAGGCAACAACTGGGCCAAGGGCCACTATACAGAGGGGGCCGAGCTGGTCGACTCGGTCCTGGATGTGGTTCGGAAGGAGGCCGAGAGCTGTGACTGCCTGCAGGGCTTCCAGCTGACCCACTCGCTGGGCGGGGGCACGGGCTCTGGAATGGGCACCTTGCTCATCAGCAAGATCCGTGAAGAGTATCCTGACCGCATCATGAACACCTTCAGTGTGGTGCCCTCACCCAAAGTGTCCGACACTGTGGTTGAGCCCTACAATGCCACCCTCTCCGTCCATCAGCTGGTGGAGAACACTGATGAGACCTACTGCATTGACAACGAGGCCCTTTACGACATCTGTTTCCGCACCCTCAAGCTGACCACGCCAACCTACGGGGACCTGAACCACCTCGTCTCGGCCACCATGAGTGGTGTCACCACCTGCCTCCGCTTCCCTGGCCAGCTCAATGCTGACCTCCGCAAGCTGGCAGTCAACATGGTGCCCTTCCCACGTCTCCATTTTTTCATGCCTGGCTTTGCCCCTCTAACCAGCCGTGGAAGCCAGCAGTATCGGGCCCTCACTGTGCCGGAGCTCACCCAGCAGGTCTTCGATGCCAAGAACATGATGGCTGCTTGTGACCCCCGCCATGGCCGGTACCTCACCGTGGCTGCTGTCTTCCGTGGGCGGATGTCCATGAAGGAGGTGGATGAGCAGATGCTCAACGTGCAGAACAAGAACAGCAGCTACTTCGTGGAATGGATCCCCAACAATGTCAAGACGGCCGTCTGCGACATCCCACCCCGTGGCCTCAAGATGGCGGTCACCTTCATTGGAAACAGCACAGCCATCCAGGAGCTGTTCAAGCGCATCTCAGAGCAGTTCACTGCCATGTTCCGCCGGAAGGCCTTCCTCCACTGGTACACAGGTGAGGGCATGGACGAGATGGAGTTCACCGAGGCTGAGAGCAACATGAATGACCTCGTCTCCGAGTACCAGCAGTACCAGGATGCCACcgcagaagaggaggaggatttcGGTGAGGAGGCCGAAGAGGAGGCCTAA